Genomic window (Oscillatoria salina IIICB1):
AAAGGATACAGGGATGGAGTTTCCGTCCCCTTGCGGGGATTTGGTTATCTAAAACGTTGAAAGAAACATACTCTAACCTCCGGGAGTATGTTGTTTCCGTCCCCTTGCGGGGATTTGGTTATCTAAAACACCTTCTGTACTGCTATGTAGTAATGAGGTATCAAAAGGTAAGTTTCCGTCCCCTTGCGGGGATTTGGTTATCTAAAACGAAAACAGGAGGGGGTGCTCACGCAGTACTTCTAACGTTTCCGTCCCCTTGCGGGGATTTGGTTATCTAAAACGTTGATGAAGAAAAACCATTTATATTAACAAAAGAGTATCTGTTTCCGTCCCCTTGCGGGGATTTGGTTATCTAAAACACCCAGATGGTGATTCTGATGGGGATAAGGTTGAGATTGAGATTGAGGTTTCCGTCCCCTTGCGGGGATTTGGTTATCTAAAACGAATGGAGAAAATTAATCGATTGCTACGGGACAGGAGACGTTTCCGTCCCCTTGCGGGGATTTGGTTATCTAAAACAAGGTATTGCCTTTGCCCTCAGACAAACACACAACTACAACGTTTCCGTCCCCTTGCGGGGATTTGGTTATCTAAAACACAAGTTAATAGACTGGTACGGGTCCGGTGATTGGGAACGAAGGGGTTTCCGTCCCCTTGCGGGGATTTGGTTATCTAAAACAGACACAAGTGAGTTAAAGTGGACCCTAGATGAAAAGGATTGTTTCCGTCCCCTTGCGGGGATTTGGTTATCTAAAACGAAGCTGGGAATGGATACCATTTAGCATCCATCATCAGTTTAATGATACCCTCGTTTCCGTCCCCTTGCGGGGATTTGGTTATCTAAAACAAATTGGTGAGGTTAAGTTTAGGAAATCGAGAGATATTGTTTCCGTCCCCTTGCGGGGATTTGGTTATCTAAAACTGAAAAGCAACTCAAGGTTGCTAAGGTTAACCTTGACTTAAGTTTCCGTCCCCTTGCGGGGATTTGGTTATCTAAAACTCCTGAAAACGGTCAGGATGATTGGCAGGCTTACTCCCAATGTTTCCGTCCCCTTGCGGGGATTTGGTTATCTAAAACGGGGAAGAGATTGACCAACACAAACTTTCGTGGGGTAAGGGGTGTTTCCGTCCCCTTGCGGGGATTTGGTTATCTAAAACACGTTCTAGTAAAGATAGACAATTACTACCTAGGATGGGTTTCCGTCCCCTTGCGGGGATTTGGTTATCTAAAACAACATGAAGCAGCCGTAGGGTATCACAAGGCTAAAAAGAAAGGTTTCCGTCCCCTTGCGGGGATTTGGTTATCTAAAACTATTATATGTATAGGTATACCCCCTACCCCTCCCCTAGGCAAGTTTCCGTCCCCTTGCGGGGATTTGGTTATCTAAAACCAACAGACGAAATGATGGCTGCCATGATGCAGAAAATGCAGGCTGAGTTTCCGTCCCCTTGCGGGGATTTGGTTATCTAAAACAAAGAATTGCTACACAGGACTACTTTAGCGTATAAAGCCGTTTCCGTCCCCTTGCGGGGATTTGGTTATCTAAAACATGGTGGATTAATTATGAATCTAACTTTGAGATATTAGAAGGTTTCCGTCCCCTTGCGGGGATTTGGTTATCTAAAACCCTACTGTTGTGGAAACATTATTGTATGCAGTTTTCAAGGTACGTTTCCACGATCGCGCGGAGAAATTACTTAACATAACTTTACTAGCTTGGCAATTGAGAATATGAATTGCGAAAAACTAGCTCATTTAATAATCTAGTCGAATTTTGCGAAAAAGTCAAGGGGCAATTTACTTTTTATCTCAAAGTTCCTCGCAAAAGCTCTGTCTTGCTGATTACTGCTCGTTGCGACAAAGCCAAGTCTTTTTTTACATTCTGTTACAAAAAAAAGCTGGGTATTTCCCAGCCGTGATGAGGTTACAAAATCAAATAATCGGGGGGTTCGTAAGGTGGTGGACTACCGAAAACTTTGGTTTGTTCTTTAGCGGTTTTGTCTAAGGGATAAGCGCGAAGGCTGTCTTCTTCTAGGTTCAAAACTTTTAACCAGCGTTTTTCTAGAAGTTTCTCTAGGGTATCGCCAGATATGGGACACTCGAAGACAGAATATTGTACTCGCTGACAGCGTTGTTCGATGAGTTTTGCTAATTTTTGGCGACGTTTGTCGTTACTCACGTCGTAGCAAACTAGCCATAGTTGGGTCATGAATTTTCGTTTTTAATGA
Coding sequences:
- the cas2 gene encoding CRISPR-associated endonuclease Cas2, encoding MTQLWLVCYDVSNDKRRQKLAKLIEQRCQRVQYSVFECPISGDTLEKLLEKRWLKVLNLEEDSLRAYPLDKTAKEQTKVFGSPPPYEPPDYLIL